Proteins from a single region of Lampris incognitus isolate fLamInc1 chromosome 16, fLamInc1.hap2, whole genome shotgun sequence:
- the gpx2 gene encoding glutathione peroxidase 2 yields MTFIAKTFYDLRATTLEGDPVDFNVFRGRVVLIVNVASLUGTTTRDFSELNQLQSKYPHRLVVLGFPCNQFGYQENCKNGEILNSLMYVRPGGGFQPGFTMFEKCDVNGTNTHPVFAYLKDKLPYPDDDSSSLVQDPKFLVWSPISRADVSWNFEKFLIGPEGEPFKRYSKKFPTIDIEPDIQRLLRLTKT; encoded by the exons ATGACGTTCATAGCCAAGACCTTCTACGATCTGAGGGCCACCACACTGGAGGGAGACCCTGTGGACTTCAACGTCTTTAGGGGACGGGTGGTCCTGATTGTGAATGTCGCCTCCCTCTGAGGCACCACCACCCGGGACTTCAGCGAGCTCAACCAACTTCAGAGCAAGTACCCCCATCGGCTGGTGGTCCTGGGTTTCCCTTGCAATCAATTTGGCTACCAG GAGAACTGCAAAAATGGAGAGATCCTGAATTCATTGATGTATGTGCGTCCAGGGGGTGGCTTTCAGCCAGGCTTCACCATGTTTGAGAAGTGTGACGTCAATGGAACAAACACCCATCCCGTCTTTGCCTATTTGAAAGACAAACTCCCCTATCCTGATGATGATTCCAGCTCCCTCGTGCAGGATCCCAAATTTCTAGTTTGGAGTCCCATCAGCAGAGCCGACGTCTCCTGGAACTTTGAGAAATTCCTAATTGGGCCAGAAGGAGAGCCCTTTAAAAGATACAGCAAAAAATTCCCAACAATCGACATAGAGCCAGACATTCAAAGACTACTGAGACTAACCAAGACCTAA